ATGTGGCTCCTCTTGCAAAAGGAATTATCCATTTAGGAGCAACCTCTGCTTTTGTGGGCGATAATACAGATCTTATTCAGATTCGTGATGGTTTGTTGATTATCAGAAAACAATTGGTGAATGTTATCAAAAAATTATCTGATTTTGCCATCAAATACAAAGATATGCCAACACTTGGTTTCACGCATTTTCAGCCAGCTCAGTTAACAACAGTTGGGAAAAGAGCAACTTTGTGGCTTCAATCTTTAATTTTGGATTTTGAAGAATTAGAATTTTTCTTAGAAACCTTGAGATTCCGTGGTGTGAAAGGAACTACAGGTACTGCAGCGAGTTTCTTGGAGCTTTTCAATGGCGATTATTCCAAAGTAAAACATTTAGATAAAGAATTGTCGAGAAGATTTGGTTTCGAAAAAGTTTTCGGCGTTTCTGGACAAACTTATGATAGAAAAATTGATGCAAAAGTAACGGCTTTATTGTCGAATATCGCTCAGTCTGCACATAAATTTACCAACGATTTGCGTTTGCTTCAAAACTTAAAAGAAATTGAAGAACCATTCGAGAAAAACCAAATTGGTTCATCAGCAATGGCGTACAAAAGAAATCCGATGCGTTCAGAAAGAATCGGAGCTTTGGCGAAATACGTAATGTCATTGTCTTCAAGTTCTGCAATGGTGGCTTCAACACAATGGTTTGAAAGAACTTTGGACGATTCTGCCAACAAACGTTTAACAATTCCTCAATCTTTCCTAGCGATTGACGCTATTTTATTGATTTGGAATAACATTATGGATGGTTTAGTGGTGTACGAAAACCGCATCCACAAGCATATTATGGAGGAACTTCCTTTCATGGCGACAGAATATATCATCATGGAAGAAGTAAAAGCTGGTGGCGACCGTCAGGAAATTCACGAAATTATCCGCGTTCACTCTATGGAAGCTTCCAAAAAAGTAAAAATGGAAGGTAAAGAAAATGATTTGATCGAAAGATTAATGAACGACACTTCCCTGAAAATGGACAAATCCAAGATTGCTGAAGTTATGGATCCGAAAAACTTTATTGGTTTTGCACCGATACAAACCGAGGAATTCATCCAAAACGAAGCGAAACCGATTACCGATAAGTATTCGCAGCTAATTGGACTAGAAGCAGATTTAAAAGTATAAATGTGATGCAGTCTTGTCGGCTGCATTTTTGTTTTAATTTGAAATTTTATTATTTGAAATTTGAAATTGATTTTTCACATTTTTGAAATCTCAAATCTCAAATTTCAAATCTCAAATCTTTATAATGAATAAAAGAATTTTTGTAGAAAAGAAAGGCTTGTTTGATGTGGAAAGTCCCAAGATTTTTTCGGAAATCCTGAATGTAACTTCCCAAGTTGAAGAAGTAAAAGTGTATAATATTTACGATATCTTCGGATTGGAAGATGCCGATTTTCAAAAGGTTGCCAATTCTACTTTTGTGGATCCCGTAACCGATATTTTGCATGAGGAAAATCCAGCGAAAAATACTTTTTTTGCCACTGAATTTCTTCCTGGTCAGTACGACCAAAGAGCAGATTCTGCGGAGCAATGTATCGCACTTTTAACGCAAAACGGAAACGCAACCGTTAGAAGTGGAAAACTTATTGAAATTAAGGGAGTTTCTGATGCTGATTTGGTGAAAATCAAGGATTTATTGATTAATAAAGTAGAATCTAAAGAAAAAGATCTTTCCAAATTGGAAATTCCATCCGAGAATAATCCTCAACCAGTTGTAGTTTACGAAGGTTTTAAAGATTTTTCAAAAGACGAACTGAAAGCTTTCTACGAAAATCATGGTTTTGCCTTTGGTTTAGACGATTTGGAGTTTATTCAATCTCATTTTAAATCTGAAAACAGAAATCCAACCGAAACGGAACTTAAAGTTTTAGATACCTATTGGAGCGACCATTGTCGTCACACGACTTTCGAAACAGAATTGACGGAAATTGAATTCAAAGGTCAGTTTAAACAAACTTTGGAAACTATTTTCAATGATTATTTAGAAAAAAGAAAATTTTTAGGTCGTGAAGCAAAGCCAATTTCCATGATGGATTTGGGAACGATTGCGGCTAAATATTTCAGAAAAACAGGAAACCTAGAAAACCTAGTCGTTTCTGATGAAATCAACGCTTGTACGATAGAAATCGAAGTGGAATATGATGGTAAAAAAGAACCTTGGTATTTGCTTTTCAAGAATGAGACTCACAATCACCCAACAGAAATTGAGCCTTTTGGTGGAGCTTCAACCTGTCTTGGTGGTGCCATTCGCGATCCTTTGTCGGGAAGAGCGTTTGTGTATCAAGCGATGCGATTAACGGGAGCGGGAAATGTTTTAGAGCCTATTTCTGATACTATTTCTGGGAAACTTCCTCAAAGAACCATTACGAAACAAGCAGCCAACGGTTATTCTTCTTATGGAAATCAAATCGGTTTGGCGACCACTTTGGTGAACGAAATTTACCATGAAGGCTACAAAGCAAAACGTATGGAAGTTGGTTTTGTGGTGGGAGCGGTTCCAAAAACTTGGGTTAGACGTGAGAAGCCAGAAAATGGAGACATCGTGATTCTTTTGGGTGGAGCAACGGGTCGTGATGGTGTTGGTGGGGCAACAGGAAGTTCTAAAGAGCAAGATGAAACCTCTATTCATACACTTTCTACGGAAGTTCAGAAAGGAAATGCTGTTGAGGAAAGAAAAATTCAGCGTTTATTCAGAAATCCTGAAGTAACAACTTTAATTAAAAAATCCAACGATTTTGGTGCGGGTGGCGTTTCTGTTGCGATTGGTGAAATTGCTGATTCTTTGGAAATTAACCTTGATGTTTTGCCTTTGAAATATGAAGGTTTGAACGGAACTGAATTGGCTATTTCTGAATCTCAGGAAAGAATGGCGGTGGTTATTGAAGCTAAAGATGAAGCGAAATTCATTGAGTTCTGCGAGAAAGAAAACATCAAAGCTGTTGTGGTTGCAAAAGTGACTGATTCTGGAAGAATGCAAATGTTCTGGAAAGGTGACAAAATTGTGGATTTAAGCCGTGATTTCTTGGACACCAATGGTTGTGCGAAAATCCAAACGGTAGAAATTTCTCATTTAGAAGAAGTTAGAAACGAAAAAATAGAATTTACAGAAGAAAATTTTGTAAAAATTTTAAAAGATAAAAACAACGCCTCCCAAAAAGGTTTGCTGGAAATGTTCGATGCTTCTGTGGGTGGAACAACCGTTGCAATGCCTCTTGGCGGAAAATATCAATTGACAGAAATGGAAGGAAGTGTACAAACGCTTCCAATTCTTCACGCCGAAAATATCGAAACGGTTTCTTTGGCGAGTTGGGGATTCGATGCGGATATATCTTCTCAAAACTCCATGATTGGCGCTGCAAATGCCGTGGTGGAAAGTGTTTCCAAAATTGTGGCGATGGGTGGCGATTACAAGAAAATCCGTTTGAGCTTCCAAGAATATTTCGAAAAACTGGGAAATCAGCCTGAAAAATGGGGTAAACCAATGGCTTCGTTGTTAGGAGCTTATAATGCTCAAATGAATCTTGGTTTGGCAGCAATTGGTGGAAAAGACTCTATGAGTGGGACTTTCCAAAATATTAATGTCCCTCCAACCTTAATTTCTTTTGCTTGTGCAAATGGGGTGAAACGTCACATTATTTCTCCAGAATTCAAACTTTCGGGAAATCATTTGTATCATTTTTACAATCAAGCTAACGAAGATGGACTTCCGAATTATGATGTATTGAAAGACGTTTACGAATTTATCCATGATGGAATTGTAAAAGGAAACATCATTTCTGCAAAAACCATCAAAGAAGGTGGAGTAGCGGTTGCTTTGGCAAAAATGTCTTTTGGAAACGGTCTTGGTGCGAATGTAAATCTTGACGAAATTCAAATTTTAGAGAAAAATATCGGAGGATTAATCATTGAATCGGTTAACGAATTATCTCATCCATCACTTACAAAAATCGGAAATGTAACTGATAACGGAAATTTAACCATCAACAATCTCGAATCTAGAATCTCGACTCTCGAATCTGTATTTACAGGAACTTTTGAAGGACTTTTCCCAACTTCCGAAAAGGAAAAAATTGTAGTGAATATTGATGAAAGCTTGAATTCAATACATCCAAGAAACATCATCATCAAAAAACATGGCATTGCAAAACCGAAAGTTTTTGCTCCCGTTTTTCCAGGAACGAACTGCGAATACGAAACGCAAAATGCTTTCAGAAAAGAAGGTGCCGAAGTTTCGAGCTTGCCATTAATCAATCTTGATTTCAATAAATTGAATGAAAGTATCGATGCTTGGGTGAAAGAAATTGAACAATCTCAAATTTTAGTGTTCTCAGGAGGCTTCTCAGCAGGTGACGAGCCGGATGGTTCCGCAAAATTCATCGTCAACGTTCTTAAAAACGAAAAAATGAAAGACGCTGTTCATGCGTTGTTGCAACGTGACGGAATGATTTTAGGGATCTGCAACGGTTTCCAAGCTTTGGTAAAATCTGGATTATTGCCTTATGGTGAAATCCGTGATTTGGATGCCAATTCTCCAACATTAGCGCACAACGCCATCGGAAGACATATTTCGCAAATGGTGAATGTGAGAGTAACGAATGAAGATTCGCCTTGGTTAAAAGGAATGAAAGATTTGACCTATACAATTCCAATTTCGCATGGTGAAGGTCGTTTTATGGCTTCGGAAGAGGTGTTGACAGAACTTTATAAAAACGGACAAATCGCAACTCAGTATGTAGATTTCGACGGAAATATCGCGCACGGAATGCCGTTTAATCCTAATAACTCATTATTTGGAATTGAGGGTGTGACGAGTTTAGATGGTAAAATTTTTGGTAGAATGGGACATCCAGAGCGTTTTGCTGAAGGTTTGATGAAAAATATTCCATCTGCGAATTATCACAACATTTTCAAAAATGGTGTGGCGTATTTTAAATAAATTGTCTTAATAGAAGAAACTAATAAATATAGGAATTGTAGGCCGTCTACAATTCCTATATTTGCATTTGCAATCACTCTAAACTATGCGTGGGATAAAATTTGGTGTTTTAATTTTAATAATTCTTTTTGGGATTTATGCCGTTTCTATGACTTTTGTTGATGAAAGAAAAGAGTACAGCATTCATTCTAACATTACTTATCCGATAGATAAAGTTTTCCCACAATTTAATAATCTACAAAATTTTTCGCATTGGAATGATTTTTTCACCCAAGATAAAAATCTGGGATTTAGCTTTTTCACACCTTATTCAGGCAAAGATTCTTCGATGAAATTTTATAATAAAAAGCATCAAGATCAATTTGGGGAGATGTTTATTCGCTATGAAAATCCTATGAAGAGCCTTCGTTATCAATTGTTTTTGGAAGATGAATCTTACCCGTATTTGATAGATGTAAAATTTATTGGAAAAGGAGAATCTACCGAGATTAATTGGAAAATACAAACACCGAAACAGCCATTGCTTAGACGTTCGCTTAATTTGCTTTCCGAAACCTTATTTGTTGAAAATATTGAGAAAAGTATTAAGAATTTGACAGCAATTTTAGGTAACAAAGTAGATAAAGAAAATTTGATTGCTTCTATTAAATACGATAGTATAATGGTGGAAAATCAAGAAAGCGCTTTGCTGTTGGGCGTTAACGTGAGTACATCGAATAAAAAAGATGCCTTATTAAAGAATATTGTTATTAATCATAATAAAGTTGTAAATTATGTAAAACAAGATTTGGGTAAAAAAGATGATGAATTTGGAAGCCCAATTTTAATTACCAATCCTAATAATTTTAAAGATAAAGAAGTGTCCTATTTTTATGGTGTGGCACTTCCCAAGAGAATAAGCACTTCGGATAACAATTATACTTTCCGAACGCTCAACGGCGGCCAAACTTACTTTATGTATTACAAAGGTAGTTATGCAGGTCGTATAAAAAGTATACAACAATTAATACAAAAAGTTAAAAAAGATACCCTGCGACATGGAGATTTGCAAGAACAATTTTTGGAAGAGCCAGACGCTACTTCTGATGTCAAATTAAAACTGCAACTTCCTGTCTATCGATAAGTCGGACTTCGAAAAAATGATATTTAACATATTGTTAAAATGCATATTCGTTTGCCCGATTATAGATAAAAATTTAGTAAATTTGTTGGCAATATTTGATAATTTTTATAAACAGATAATCTGTAATAATGGATAAATTTTCGTTTCTAAATGCCGCACATGCTCAGTTGATTGATGACATGTACGAGCAGTACCTGAAATACCCAGATTCTTTAGAACCTTCATGGAAAGCTTTTTTCCAAGGTTTTGACTTTGCGAGAGAATATTATGGTGATGATGACAGCAATGACATGTCACCAGTTGTACAATATGCACAACAAAGTGTTAACAATGGCCAAGCTTCTGAAGATATTAGCAAAGAATTCAAAGTTCTTAATTTGATTGAAGCTTACAGAACGCGTGGACACCTTTTTACAAAAACCAATCCTGTAAGAGAAAGAAGACATTTTGCGCCGACTTTAGCGATTGAAAATTTTGATTTGACAGTAGCAGATCTTAATAAAAAATTCAACTCTGCCACAACAACAGGAATGCCTGGACCAGCGACTCTAGCAGATATTATTAAACATCTTGATGAGATCTATTGCGACTCTATTGGAGTTGAATATATGCACATTAACAATATCGAGGAGAAGCAATTCATAAGAGAATGGGTTAGTGTTAACGAAAATCATCCAAAATTGTCTGCGGATGAAAAAACAGAAATTCTTTTCAAACTTAACCAAGCGGTAGCATTTGAAAATTATTTGCATACAAAATTCGTTGGACAAAAACGTTTCTCACTAGAAGGTGGAGAATCTTTGATTCCTGCGCTTGACCAATTGATCACCAAGTCATCACAATTGGGTGTTGATGAGGTCGTTCTTGGGATGGCTCACCGTGGACGTCTTAACGTCTTAACGAATATTTTCCAAAAATCATACAAACAGATTTTCTCAGAATTTGAAGGGAAAGAATTTGAAGAAGATGTATTTTCGGGAGATGTTAAATACCATTTAGGTTCTTCTAAAACGATTACAACAGCTAATGGAGAAGAGGTCGTTATCAATTTGACACCAAACCCATCTCACTTAGAAACTGTTGCTGCTTTGGTTGAAGGTATTTGTCGTGCAAAAGTTGACCACAAGTATAAAGATTACAAAAAAGTTTTACCAATTGTTATCCATGGTGACGGTGCAATTGCTGGCCAAGGTATCGTGTACGAAATTGCACAGATGATGACCTTGGACGGTTACAAAACTGGCGGAACAGTACATATTGTCGTTAACAACCAAGTGTCGTTTACAACCAACTATTTAGATGCAAGATCATCTATCTATTCTACAGATATTGCAAAAGTAACACAATCTCCAGTGATGCATGTTAATGCTGATGATGTTGAAGCAGTTGTACATGCTATTAGATTTGCTGCAGATTTCAGAGCTAGATTTGGGAAAGATGTTTATATCGATCTTTTAGGCTATAGAAAATATGGACACAACGAAGGTGACGAACCAAGATTTACACAACCTAATCTTTATAAAACCATTTCTAAACATCAAAATCCACGCGAAATTTATAAAGCAAAATTAATTCAGGAAGGTATTGTTTCTGATGAGGTTTTGAAAAGCATGGAGCAAGATTTTAAAAAGTTATTGGATGAAAACTTTGATGCTTCCAAAGGTATCGAGCGTAATACCATGACACCTTTTATGGAAAATGATTGGGTAGATTTTCCAATGGCGCCGAAAGGTTCAATTCTTAAGTCTGTAGATACGACTTATGACCTAGCTAAACTTAAAGAATTAGCCATTAAAATCTCTACTTTGCCTGGGGATAAAAAATTCCTGAACAAAATCACAAGATTGTTCGAAAACCGTATCAAAATGGTTGAAAACAATTCTTTGGATTGGTCAATGGGAGAATTATTAGCATACGCAACATTGTTGACAGAGCAATTCGGTATTAGAATTTCTGGGGAAGATGTTGAGAGAGGGACTTTCTCTCACCGTCATGCGGTTATTAAAACGGAAGATACAGAAGAAGAATATGTTCCATTAAAACATGTTTCTGATTCTCAGTTTGATATTTATAATTCACACTTGTCAGAATATGCCGTTTTAGGATTTGATTATGGTTATGCAATGGCATCGCCAAAAACGTTGACGATCTGGGAAGCACAGTTCGGAGATTTCATGAATGGTGCACAAATCATCATCGATCAATATCTTGTAGCAGCTGAAGAAAAATGGAAAATCCAGGACGGTCTTGTGATGTTATTGCCTCACGGATCAGAAGGGCAAGGTGCCGAGCACTCCTCAGCAAGAATGGAGAGATTCTTGACGCTTTGTGCAAATGATAATATTATCGTTGCGGATATTACTTCGCCAGCCAACTATTTCCACTTATTGAGAAGACAAATGAAATTTGGATTCAGAAAACCTTTGGTTGTTTTCACACCAAAATCTTTATTAAGACATCCAAAAGTGGTATCAAGCTTAGAAGATATGGCACAAGGAGAATTCCAACCAATATTGGATGATCCAACAGCTGATCCTAACAAAGTAGAACGTCTTGTTCTTTGTACTGGTAAGTTGTATTTCGATTTATTAGCTAAAAAAGAGGAAAGTGGTGACGAGAAAGTTGCTTTGGTGAGATTAGAACAATTGTATCCACTTAATATGGATAAAATCAATGCAATATTCGAAAAATATAACAAAAGAACTGATCTTGTTTGGGCACAAGAAGAACCAGAAAATATGGGAGCATGGAGCTATATTCTAAGAAACTTTAGAGATACAGGTATCCAAGTAATTTCTCCAGTAGCTTCAGGTACACCAGCGCCAGGTAGCCACAAAATGTTTGAAAGAAATCAAACAGCCATCATCAATAGAATTTTTAATTGTGATGATGCGCCAACCAATAGACCAGTTACAGCATAATTAAAAACTAACGATATTATATTAGAGTTTATAAACTCTGTTTAAAACAAAAAAATTACTCCTATGTCAATATTAGAAATGAAAGTCCCTTCACCGGGAGAATCTATCACAGAAGTTGAAATTGCAACTTGGTTAGTTAAAGATGGCGATTATGTTGAAAAAGATCAACCTATCGCAGAAGTAGATTCGGACAAAGCAACACTTGAGCTTCCTGCAGAAGAAAGCGGAATAATTACTCTAAAAGCTGAAGAAGGTGATGTGGTACAAGTAGGACAAGTGGTTTGTCTTATCGACATGAGTGGGGCAAAACCCGAAGGTGCAGCGACACCAGTTGAAGCTCCAAAAGTTGAAGCTCCAAAAGTTGAAACGAAAAAAGAAGCACCAGCGGCTGCAACTTATGCAAGCAATACACCTTCTCCTGCAGCTAAAAAAATTCTTGACGAAAAGGGAATGGAGCCAGCGCAAGTACAAGGAACTGGTCGTGACGGAAGAATCACAAAAGATGACGCTGTAAAAGCTGTTCCAGCAATGGGTGCTACACCATCAGGTTCTGGAAGTCGCGCACAATCTACAACAAAACTTTCTGTACTTAGAAGAAAAATTGCAGCAAGATTGGTTTCAGTTAAAAACGAAACCGCAATGTTGACAACTTTCAACGAAGTGGATATGTCAGAAATCTTCAGAATCAGAAAACAATATAAAGAAGAATTCGCAGCTAAACATGGTGTAGGACTAGGCTTTATGTCGTTCTTTACCAAAGCGGTTACAAGAGCTTTAGAATTATATCCAGATGTTAATGCATCTATCGACGGTGATTTTAAAATTAACTATGATTTCTGTGATATTTCTATCGCGGTTTCAGGACCAAAAGGTCTTATGGTACCCGTTCTTAGAAATGCGGAAAATATGACGTTACGTAATGTTGAAGCTAACATCAAAGATCTTGCAACTAAAGTAAGAGATGGTAAAATTACAGTTGACGAAATGACGGGTGGTACATTTACAATTACCAATGGTGGTACTTTTGGTTCTATGATGTCTACACCAATTATCAATCCACCACAATCTGCAATTTTGGGAATGCACAACATTATCCAGAGACCAGTTGCAGTGGATGGGCAAGTGGTGATTCGCCCAATGATGTATGTTGCGATGTCTTATGACCACCGTATTATCGATGGTAAAGAATCTGTAGGTTTCTTGGTAGCTGTTAAAGAAGCAATCGATAATCCAGTAGAATTCTTGATGGGTGGCGACGAAAGAAAAGCCCTAGAACTTTAAGATTAAAATTCTCGATATATTATAAAATCCCGCTAATTTCGGCGGGATTTTTGTATTAGCTAAAATATAAACTTTAGCCATGGTCTCTAAAACTACTTCTCAGATACAAGTAACAGTTCATACAGAATATGACGCAAAAAACAGTTTTCCACTCGATTTTCGTCATACCTTTCGTTATTACATTATCATCGAAAATAAAGGTCAAGAAAAGGTGAAGTTGCTCCGTCGCAGATGGCAAATTTTTGATGTCGGTTTTGGACAGTCATTTGTCGAAGGAGAAGGAGTTATAGGACTACAACCTATCATAGAACCTGGACAAGTTTTCAAGTATTTTTCGAATGTTGTTCTGCAATCCGGAATAGGAAATATGACAGGTCAGTATCTTTTTGTAAATATTAATAGCAACGAAACTTTTGAAGTTGAAATTCCGAAATTTAGTTTGTTTTCTGAAATTTTAAATAACTAAAGTTGCTTAATGTTTTTATTGAAATAATCATTGATCTCGTCATTTCGTGTGAGCATCAAACGTTCAAATCCCAATAATGAAATTTTAGCACAAACTTCGGCATCATCTCCTGCTCTGTGATGCTTGAAACTAATCTGATGTTGATCGGCCAAATTCCTCAAACCATAAGTTTTAAGGTTTTTCCAAGATTTTTTAGCCAAAGAAATACTACACAAATAATTGATTTTCGGTTTGAAAAATCCATAATAATCCAAACAACTGCGAAGGACTCCTGCATCAAAAGACGCATTGTGCGCGATCATAAGATTACCATACAT
This genomic stretch from Chryseobacterium sp. POL2 harbors:
- the purB gene encoding adenylosuccinate lyase, which encodes MNSYKNPLEERYSSEEMLYNFSPNNKFRTWRQLWIALAEIEKDLGLEITDEQINQLKEHAENIDFDLAAAYEKKFRHDVMAHVHTYGDVAPLAKGIIHLGATSAFVGDNTDLIQIRDGLLIIRKQLVNVIKKLSDFAIKYKDMPTLGFTHFQPAQLTTVGKRATLWLQSLILDFEELEFFLETLRFRGVKGTTGTAASFLELFNGDYSKVKHLDKELSRRFGFEKVFGVSGQTYDRKIDAKVTALLSNIAQSAHKFTNDLRLLQNLKEIEEPFEKNQIGSSAMAYKRNPMRSERIGALAKYVMSLSSSSAMVASTQWFERTLDDSANKRLTIPQSFLAIDAILLIWNNIMDGLVVYENRIHKHIMEELPFMATEYIIMEEVKAGGDRQEIHEIIRVHSMEASKKVKMEGKENDLIERLMNDTSLKMDKSKIAEVMDPKNFIGFAPIQTEEFIQNEAKPITDKYSQLIGLEADLKV
- a CDS encoding phosphoribosylformylglycinamidine synthase; amino-acid sequence: MNKRIFVEKKGLFDVESPKIFSEILNVTSQVEEVKVYNIYDIFGLEDADFQKVANSTFVDPVTDILHEENPAKNTFFATEFLPGQYDQRADSAEQCIALLTQNGNATVRSGKLIEIKGVSDADLVKIKDLLINKVESKEKDLSKLEIPSENNPQPVVVYEGFKDFSKDELKAFYENHGFAFGLDDLEFIQSHFKSENRNPTETELKVLDTYWSDHCRHTTFETELTEIEFKGQFKQTLETIFNDYLEKRKFLGREAKPISMMDLGTIAAKYFRKTGNLENLVVSDEINACTIEIEVEYDGKKEPWYLLFKNETHNHPTEIEPFGGASTCLGGAIRDPLSGRAFVYQAMRLTGAGNVLEPISDTISGKLPQRTITKQAANGYSSYGNQIGLATTLVNEIYHEGYKAKRMEVGFVVGAVPKTWVRREKPENGDIVILLGGATGRDGVGGATGSSKEQDETSIHTLSTEVQKGNAVEERKIQRLFRNPEVTTLIKKSNDFGAGGVSVAIGEIADSLEINLDVLPLKYEGLNGTELAISESQERMAVVIEAKDEAKFIEFCEKENIKAVVVAKVTDSGRMQMFWKGDKIVDLSRDFLDTNGCAKIQTVEISHLEEVRNEKIEFTEENFVKILKDKNNASQKGLLEMFDASVGGTTVAMPLGGKYQLTEMEGSVQTLPILHAENIETVSLASWGFDADISSQNSMIGAANAVVESVSKIVAMGGDYKKIRLSFQEYFEKLGNQPEKWGKPMASLLGAYNAQMNLGLAAIGGKDSMSGTFQNINVPPTLISFACANGVKRHIISPEFKLSGNHLYHFYNQANEDGLPNYDVLKDVYEFIHDGIVKGNIISAKTIKEGGVAVALAKMSFGNGLGANVNLDEIQILEKNIGGLIIESVNELSHPSLTKIGNVTDNGNLTINNLESRISTLESVFTGTFEGLFPTSEKEKIVVNIDESLNSIHPRNIIIKKHGIAKPKVFAPVFPGTNCEYETQNAFRKEGAEVSSLPLINLDFNKLNESIDAWVKEIEQSQILVFSGGFSAGDEPDGSAKFIVNVLKNEKMKDAVHALLQRDGMILGICNGFQALVKSGLLPYGEIRDLDANSPTLAHNAIGRHISQMVNVRVTNEDSPWLKGMKDLTYTIPISHGEGRFMASEEVLTELYKNGQIATQYVDFDGNIAHGMPFNPNNSLFGIEGVTSLDGKIFGRMGHPERFAEGLMKNIPSANYHNIFKNGVAYFK
- a CDS encoding polyketide cyclase, yielding MRGIKFGVLILIILFGIYAVSMTFVDERKEYSIHSNITYPIDKVFPQFNNLQNFSHWNDFFTQDKNLGFSFFTPYSGKDSSMKFYNKKHQDQFGEMFIRYENPMKSLRYQLFLEDESYPYLIDVKFIGKGESTEINWKIQTPKQPLLRRSLNLLSETLFVENIEKSIKNLTAILGNKVDKENLIASIKYDSIMVENQESALLLGVNVSTSNKKDALLKNIVINHNKVVNYVKQDLGKKDDEFGSPILITNPNNFKDKEVSYFYGVALPKRISTSDNNYTFRTLNGGQTYFMYYKGSYAGRIKSIQQLIQKVKKDTLRHGDLQEQFLEEPDATSDVKLKLQLPVYR
- a CDS encoding 2-oxoglutarate dehydrogenase E1 component, with translation MDKFSFLNAAHAQLIDDMYEQYLKYPDSLEPSWKAFFQGFDFAREYYGDDDSNDMSPVVQYAQQSVNNGQASEDISKEFKVLNLIEAYRTRGHLFTKTNPVRERRHFAPTLAIENFDLTVADLNKKFNSATTTGMPGPATLADIIKHLDEIYCDSIGVEYMHINNIEEKQFIREWVSVNENHPKLSADEKTEILFKLNQAVAFENYLHTKFVGQKRFSLEGGESLIPALDQLITKSSQLGVDEVVLGMAHRGRLNVLTNIFQKSYKQIFSEFEGKEFEEDVFSGDVKYHLGSSKTITTANGEEVVINLTPNPSHLETVAALVEGICRAKVDHKYKDYKKVLPIVIHGDGAIAGQGIVYEIAQMMTLDGYKTGGTVHIVVNNQVSFTTNYLDARSSIYSTDIAKVTQSPVMHVNADDVEAVVHAIRFAADFRARFGKDVYIDLLGYRKYGHNEGDEPRFTQPNLYKTISKHQNPREIYKAKLIQEGIVSDEVLKSMEQDFKKLLDENFDASKGIERNTMTPFMENDWVDFPMAPKGSILKSVDTTYDLAKLKELAIKISTLPGDKKFLNKITRLFENRIKMVENNSLDWSMGELLAYATLLTEQFGIRISGEDVERGTFSHRHAVIKTEDTEEEYVPLKHVSDSQFDIYNSHLSEYAVLGFDYGYAMASPKTLTIWEAQFGDFMNGAQIIIDQYLVAAEEKWKIQDGLVMLLPHGSEGQGAEHSSARMERFLTLCANDNIIVADITSPANYFHLLRRQMKFGFRKPLVVFTPKSLLRHPKVVSSLEDMAQGEFQPILDDPTADPNKVERLVLCTGKLYFDLLAKKEESGDEKVALVRLEQLYPLNMDKINAIFEKYNKRTDLVWAQEEPENMGAWSYILRNFRDTGIQVISPVASGTPAPGSHKMFERNQTAIINRIFNCDDAPTNRPVTA
- the odhB gene encoding 2-oxoglutarate dehydrogenase complex dihydrolipoyllysine-residue succinyltransferase; this translates as MSILEMKVPSPGESITEVEIATWLVKDGDYVEKDQPIAEVDSDKATLELPAEESGIITLKAEEGDVVQVGQVVCLIDMSGAKPEGAATPVEAPKVEAPKVETKKEAPAAATYASNTPSPAAKKILDEKGMEPAQVQGTGRDGRITKDDAVKAVPAMGATPSGSGSRAQSTTKLSVLRRKIAARLVSVKNETAMLTTFNEVDMSEIFRIRKQYKEEFAAKHGVGLGFMSFFTKAVTRALELYPDVNASIDGDFKINYDFCDISIAVSGPKGLMVPVLRNAENMTLRNVEANIKDLATKVRDGKITVDEMTGGTFTITNGGTFGSMMSTPIINPPQSAILGMHNIIQRPVAVDGQVVIRPMMYVAMSYDHRIIDGKESVGFLVAVKEAIDNPVEFLMGGDERKALEL
- the apaG gene encoding Co2+/Mg2+ efflux protein ApaG yields the protein MVSKTTSQIQVTVHTEYDAKNSFPLDFRHTFRYYIIIENKGQEKVKLLRRRWQIFDVGFGQSFVEGEGVIGLQPIIEPGQVFKYFSNVVLQSGIGNMTGQYLFVNINSNETFEVEIPKFSLFSEILNN
- a CDS encoding 3'-5' exonuclease; amino-acid sequence: MDFVAIDFETATHERNSACEMGICIVENGEIVTTKTWLIKPPSFPYFHPRNIEVHGISPEDVADAPSFEDIWHEAEELMYGNLMIAHNASFDAGVLRSCLDYYGFFKPKINYLCSISLAKKSWKNLKTYGLRNLADQHQISFKHHRAGDDAEVCAKISLLGFERLMLTRNDEINDYFNKNIKQL